The Gouania willdenowi chromosome 3, fGouWil2.1, whole genome shotgun sequence genome includes a region encoding these proteins:
- the LOC114461302 gene encoding F-box/LRR-repeat protein 3-like: MKRGLQGIEQEDGGGSSSGAQKTLKRSCKQRREKDRKEGDQWECLPPEILLHIFQYLPLLDRAYASQVCRGWNEAFHMPELWRCFEFELNQPASSYLKATHPDLIKQIIKRHSNHLQYVSFKVDSSMESAEAACDILSQLVNCSLKTLGLISTARPSFMELPKSHFISALTVVFVNSKSLSSLKIDDTPVDDPSLKVLVANNSDTLKLLKMSSCPHVSPAGILCVADQCHGLRELALNYHLLSDELLIALSSEKHVHLDHLRIDVVSENPGQQFHSIKKSSWDAMVRHSPKLNLVMYFFLYDDEFGPFFRDEIPITHLYFGRSVSKDVLGRVGLTCPRLVELVVCANGLRPLDEELIRIAQRCTQLSAIGLGECEVSCSAFVEFVKMCGDRLTQLSIMEEVLVPDHRYGLDDIHWEVSKHLGRVWFPDMMPTW, encoded by the exons ATGAAACGAGGGCTCCAGGGGATTGAGCAGGAGGACGGAGGTGGTAGCAGCAGTGGGGCTCAGAAGACTCTTAAACGATCTTGCAAACAGAGGAGGGAGAAAGACCGTAAGGAGGGAGACCAGTGGGAGTGTCTGCCACCAGAGATCCTGCTGCACATCTTCCAGTACCTGCCTCTTCTGGACAGAGCGTACGCCTCTCAG GTGTGCCGTGGCTGGAACGAGGCTTTTCACATGCCGGAGCTGTGGCGATGTTTTGAGTTTGAGTTGAACCAGCCAGCCAGCTCGTACCTGAAGGCCACACACCCAGACCTGATCAAACAGATCATCAAACGCCACTCCAACCACCTCCAGTACGTCAGCTTCAAG GTGGACAGCAGCATGGAGTCGGCGGAGGCTGCATGCGACATCCTCTCTCAGCTCGTCAACTGTTCTCTGAAAACGTTGGGGCTCATCTCCACAGCCAGGCCAAGCTTCATGGAGCTGCCCAAG TCTCACTTCATCTCAGCGCTGACGGTCGTTTTCGTCAACTCCAAGTCTCTGTCCTCCCTAAAGATCGATGACACGCCCGTGGACGACCCGTCTCTCAAAGTTCTGGTGGCCAACAACAGTGACACACTCAAGCTGCTGAAAATGAGCAGCTGCCCTCACGTCTCACCTGCAG GCATCCTGTGTGTGGCCGAtcagtgtcacggtctgagagAACTGGCTCTAAACTACCATTTGCTGAGTGATGAACTCCTCATCGCCCTCTCCTCAGAGAAGCACGTTCACCTGGACCACCTCCGCATCGATGTGGTCAGCGAAAACCCTGGCCAGCAGTTCCACTCCATCAAGAAGAGCAGCTGGGACGCCATGGTGCGCCACTCTCCCAAATTAAATTTGGTCATGTACTTCTTTCTCTACGATGACGAGTTTGGCCCCTTCTTCCGTGACGAAATCCCCATCACGCACCTTTACTTCGGTCGATCGGTCAGTAAAGACGTGCTGGGCCGCGTGGGGCTCACCTGTCCGCGGCTGGTGGAGCTGGTGGTGTGCGCCAACGGGCTGAGACCACTGGACGAAGAGCTGATCCGCATCGCTCAGCGCTGCACGCAGCTGTCTGCCATCGGCCTGGGGGAGTGCGAGGTGTCCTGCAGTGCCTTTGTGGAGTTTGTTAAGATGTGCGGGGACAGACTGACACAGTTATCCATTATGGAGGAGGTACTGGTACCAGATCACCGCTATGGGCTGGATGACATTCACTGGGAGGTGTCGAAGCATCTGGGTCGGGTCTGGTTTCCAGACATGATGCCCACCTGGTAG